The DNA region ACGGGCGCCCCACGCGCGACTTTCTTGGCACAGCCCCGCCGCGCTTGGCAATCCAGCCAGCTGTCTCCTACGAGGTGCGGGCGGGCACCCCTGCCGGCGAGACGCGGAACGGCACGCCCGCCGAGCTCCGGAGCGCGGCCTTCACGAGGTCGCTGTCCACGCCGCCGCCGAGCCCCTGTCGCGTGAGCGCCGCGAGCGCCCGGCGGTAGGACGGGCCTCCGTAGCGGTAGACGTCGCGGTGCACCTCCACGTACACCGCGCCCTGGCGGCGTCCGACCTTGACGGGCTGGTACGTGAAGTCGACGCGCGTGCCGACGGGTGCGAGCGGAAAGAGCCGCTGGATATCCTCCGGGTAGAGCCGCACGCAGCCGTGCGTCACCTGCATGCCGATCCCCCAGGGCACGTCCGTGCCGTGGATGCTGAAGGGCGGCAGCGACAGCTCCATGCGGTACTTGCCGAGCGGATTGTCGGGGTCGCCGCCCGCGATCGAGCGGCGATCGTCGCCGTACTCGCGGATGTGCTCCTGGCGGATCGACTCCGGGATCACCCATTGCGGGTTGACCGTCTTGCCGCGGATGTGGAACTTGCCGCGCGGCGTCCGCCACCCCTCGCGGCCGATGCCGATCGGGTACGTCTCGACGAGCAGCGTCCGCGGCTCGCCAGGCGGGTGGCGGTAGAAGTAGAGCCGCATCTCGGGCACGTTCACGACGATGCCCTCGTAGGTGCAGCAGGGCAGGATCCACGCGGTCGGCAGCACGACGCGCGCGCCAACGGGCGGGAGGATCGGGTCGATCCCGGGATTCGCCTCGACCAGCTCGCCGTAGCCGAGGTCGTAGTACCGCGCGACCTCGAAGAAGGTCTCCCCCGCCCGGATGCGGTATGTGCCGAGCCGGCCGATGACCGTGTCGTCGGGCGCGGCCGGGATGCGGTAGGTCGCGATCGGCTTGCGCGCGAACGCGCCCTCGTTGAACGCGGGCGGTCCGGTCAGCGAGCGGACCCACCGGGTGCCGGCGCAACCGGAGAGCAGCATGACGACCACCAGGCCCGCCGCGCCCCGCACCCCCATCACCCTCGCGCCTTCCGGCCGCCGCATCCCCTTCGCCTCTATGATCGCGGGCGCCGCGCTGTCAAACGCCTCGGCTCACATGCCCTGCACGCGTTCGGGCCGCACCTTGTACAGGATGCGGACCTCGCCCGGCTGGCGGAAGGGGTAGCGGTCCTGGCCGAGGTACTTCTTCGCGAGCGCGTCGATGTGGGCATCGGCTCCCTGCTCCGTCGCCTCGACGACGCGGCCGCGGATCTGGACGTAGCGATAGGGGTTGTCCGGATCCTGGATCGCGAGCGCGACGCGGGGGTTGCGGGCGAGGTTTCTCACCTTGACGCGACCCTTGGCCGTGTTGAAACGGATCGAGGTCCCGTCGTAGTCGACCCACACCGGCGTCACCTGGGGCGCGCCGTCGGGTCCGACGGTGGCGAGGTGCGCGAAGGCCTTCTTCTCGAAGAGATCCCTGTAGGCGTCGAGGGTGGCCGCCATCGGTGCGCCTCCTTTGGAATCGCCCCTTACCAGCGCGCAGGCATGGTGGAAACCACGTCTTCGGGCGAGGAGAGATCTGGTACGCTCGCCGCCGTGGCGCGGGGCGACGAGCCGGTGGTCATCCCGATCGAGGACGCCCTCGACCTCCATCCCTTCCGGCCCGACGAGATCGCGGCCGTCGTCGAGTCCTACCTCGAGGCGGCCCGCGACGCCGGATTCCGCGAGGTCCGGCTGATCCACGGCAAGGGGCAGGGCATCCAGCGTGCCCGGGTCCATCGCGTCCTCTCGACGAGCCCGCACGTCGAGCGGTTCGGCGACGCGCCACCGGAGCGCGGCGGCTGGGGCGCGTCGGTCGTGCGGCTCAGGCCGTTGGGTTGAGGGGGCGGTCGCCCGGCGCTCCACTGCGGACGCGGCGGTCAGAGGGCCGGCGGAGCGGCGAGGGCGATGCCCGTGTCGGGCTTGCGCGCGAAGGCGGGGGTGCAGTGCGGCGCCGCCTGCCGGCGGGTGCCCTGAGCCGAGCGCGTCTCGTGGGCGGCGCGGGCCGGCGAGCTCGGGGGCGGCGGCGCCGCGGCGACGCGCACCTGCGCCGCCGACGGCTGCGGCGCGCACGCCTGCACGTGCTCGGCGAGACGCACCACGGCAAGAA from Deltaproteobacteria bacterium includes:
- a CDS encoding PPOX class F420-dependent oxidoreductase; the encoded protein is MAATLDAYRDLFEKKAFAHLATVGPDGAPQVTPVWVDYDGTSIRFNTAKGRVKVRNLARNPRVALAIQDPDNPYRYVQIRGRVVEATEQGADAHIDALAKKYLGQDRYPFRQPGEVRILYKVRPERVQGM
- a CDS encoding DNA mismatch repair protein MutS, with the translated sequence MVETTSSGEERSGTLAAVARGDEPVVIPIEDALDLHPFRPDEIAAVVESYLEAARDAGFREVRLIHGKGQGIQRARVHRVLSTSPHVERFGDAPPERGGWGASVVRLRPLG